Part of the Chanos chanos chromosome 5, fChaCha1.1, whole genome shotgun sequence genome, gcttttccttttgtgtgttttcacacaatTAAATGTTACCTTTATTTACACAAACCTCATCAATCACACCGGATGCTTGAGAACGAGCTCTCTGATTTTCTGGGGAAAGTAACAGTGTTGATTCCAAAGTATTTAAACCGAtgcattaaataataaatacaccGCTGATCGAAAACAGAACtcaaattcttttttctctgtgaatcGAAAAAGCAAGAATAACCGCCCTTTTAAAAAGTCTGGACAGTACATCCCTTTAACATTCTCTCATGTCATTTTTTGCAGAGTTCACTCCTTAACATGTCATTCAGGAAGTCCTCTTGTGACTGATGACGCTCAACAGAAaatgcagtttcttttttttttttaaatgatcagatCAAATGCAGTCACTTTTGTCAGCCAGGGAGACAGACTTTGCCAGCAAACAGTAGTCCCACTATTGTGAAAAATATTGATAAAACGAAGAGCACATATGATGACCCCACCACGGTGTTGTTGGGTAACTTATATGGCTGACCTCCAACTTCGCTGATGTAAAATCCAATGGGAAACACAAGGGCGGCCATGCAAAACAAGATCActgtgagagaaaggaaaaacagttaaaataagttACAGTCTTCCTAACCCCCCTGATTAAGACCAGATTTTTCTCTAAACATTCAATGTCATAAAATAACACTTCTTGTTTGACAGCTGAGCGATAACAcaaattaaatcttttttttccctaagcgAAATGTTTAAGAAAAATCCATCGTTCACGTAAGCACTCATATAGATTGTCTCAGTTTAAACAACCTATGGGCCAGTTTAAGTTTCTTCACAGGCATAGACTTAATCTGTTAAGAAGCTCTGACTGAAGTCAATTCATACAGATGTGAGTTTCCTTGCTCAAGGAAGAACACTTGAACATGAAAGAGATCTATGTACACTACATAAAGTAGATACACTCCTTTTCTATTTCTGAGTAACATCCGGTTTTCAGTCTAATAAAGTTTATGAGCACACATTCAGACGTCATCGGTGCAATGCCTGCTTCACCAGCCCTATTACTAAATCCATCATACATATTCAAAAACTACACAAATAATCTACTGAACTTTTACTGTGCTGCGTGCTGGTTTCTACGTCTTGAATAACATATTGCTCTCTGTAATTCCATCTCATTCAGAGACCAAAGAAAAGTTTGGAACACAACATAATGAACAACAGGATGTAATTTTGATCCTGTCAGTCATCTTCTCCAGCAGTCACTCACTTCCTGTGAAGGCGATCCATCGGGCATACTTTGTGGCTTCCCTGTGCCAGTGTGAGATCACCAGCAAGCCGCAAGTGACAGTGAGGGAGACAATGCCCATGAGAACAAAGAAAAGCGTCATGGCCCACTCCGGGGGGAGCCTGGGCGGAATACAGATCCTCTTCCGACCATGAATGGTCTGACATTGCAGGACCAGACCCACGGTTAGAGCACCTGTGAACGCAACACATGAACCACAGATTGACGTCAtgtgttttaaacactgattgtaagtcgctttggtaaaaagtgtctgccaaataactaaattgtaaattgtaaacaaaacattctGTCAACAGCATGCGACGTCCCAAACAATTTTAGGAGTCTGACATTACCATGATTAGCTTGTTTCACATAAATGAAAGCATAGAGATATAGAGTTAGAGTATGATGCTTGATCCCTGACTAGGAAgactgttcagagagagagagagagagagagagagagagagagagagagagagaaaatgtagaTGGGCACATGGATATTACACGTTAACTTGCATCCAAGAGGGTGGTTTATTATGAGAAACACAAGTTATCTATATTAGAGTTTCTTATGGTATGACCCCTACCCACATATGGTGTTTAATTTACCAAGGGACCCTGCCGCACGTGACAGATACCGTAGGTGGGTTATGCAATCCGCACTAAAGATCTAAACGACATCAAATTTCCTGCTCCGACTCCCAAAAGACCTGCCGAATGAGATCCATGCTAAGGAAGCTGGTATGGGAATGGACCAGGGAACAAAAGCCTGAGGCAGTAAAGCAATGATGGAAGCCACGTGGGATTCACAGTGATGTGGacgtgtggttgtggttgtggctGAAATCCAGCGTTCCCCAAAGAGTGACTTTTTGATGTGATGGTGGCCCAAAGCCAAACGGTCTATCCCAACCACACAACAGCCTGTTACGTTTAGTCGTGTCAAATAGGTCTCCGACTCACAACGCGATAAACAAAACCAACCGAAGGAATAACTATTGAATCCAACTCATGGACTACCACATCTGATGAACTGTTCAGAAACAGACTGtattcatattaaaatgcatcCTCAACTCTCTCGTCAGGgattaaatttgttcttgattTAGGGTCTCTGATTCAGCCATTTACACAATCTGAAAACATAGAGAAAAGAGCAGTATCACACATAATCAGGAGAATTACCTCAAATGAATCATGTAATTGATCGCATTACTTCAGCTTCTCCTTGCCTCGATTAATAAAAGTGTTGAGAAACATTCTGAAAATTCTGTACATTCTGAAGAAACTGATCTTGAACCATATGGTTTACTTTATAAGAGAGGTCTTCTCACCTTTAAGCATTGCTTTAACTTTCAGCCCTGTGTGCGCCACAAaattaaaagttattttaatttgattaataCAATGCTCCCCACTGTGTCAGCCCTCACAACAGAATACCTTAATAACTACCAAGAGGCACGCAATCACCTACTGCGCTGCAACCACGCGTACAGCATAGGAAAGCCGCATCAAAAACTGCACCTTCTCAGCACACTcgacagaaacaacaacaaagaccaGAACCGATCCACACACCCTATATTTAACTCCCTATTTAGTCTAAATCTCTACATACTTCTGTAGTGAAAGTTTCAAACAAATGATGCTGATGTTTTGAAATCTTGGCAGCCGCGTTTTACTTGATGAGTACTGCTGCAAATTATCTCTCATTCTGACCCAACACCAAAACATTATGGTTTCTCCGCAGTAAACTGTTCAGAAGGCATTAGACAACGCATCTGTACCGCTTCATTCCACACTCCTTTGGGAATTGTGCTCGGACAAAATGGCTGGATATTAACTGGGAgctaacatttattttaaaggcTAATCCAATCCCTTCAGGCTGCCTAAGTGTGTACACAGAGGTAAATCGTCTGCAAACCTCTCATGAGAAGACTGCGTCAATTGGTTGAattcaacactgaaaaacaatgcCCCAACCAATATTCAAATAATATATTACTGCCAGCAAATATACTTGTGCATTCAGCTAATCTCTCAAGTACTGTTCAGcaaaaaaaggcattttcttATGTGAGAGGCTGCTATTAGCCCTTCATGTAACTCAGTTCTGTGTAATgcatgttgtgtattgtgttacaTACTCTCCACGAAAAAGTATTTCCCCTGCAGACTTCATTAAGACAGGAACACACCCCATTAAGGTACTACCACTGAGAAAATGACAGCAATACACTTAGGTGTTAATATGTCATGGCTGTCATACTCTGCCAGTAAACAATGGCTTCTTAAAGAAATCATATTTGCAGACCTTACTTAACCCTCCCCTCCCATTCTCACTAAATCTAAAATGTAAAAGCTATAAGACTTTTCAAAGGCTATTCACTTCTAGTAGCTATATTACTTTATCTTCAGCATCTGTTGAGAACAGCATGGACGAAATGGTCAACAAAGCATTATAAAACCAAGGCAATCTAAAAACTACTTATTTATCTTAATCTGTAATTCTTATCTAATGTTTTATATGCCTCGCGTGAAGCACACTGAATGGCCTTATGTACAAAATGTGCTATATAAATTAACTAGCCTTGCCTTGCCACACTTTCCAAACTCATCCGATTAAGAAATACTTTACTTatcaacacactcagacagctgTCGCGCTTTGAA contains:
- the mosmob gene encoding modulator of smoothened protein, which codes for MDKLTIISGCLFLAADIFAIASVANPDWINTGEAEGALTVGLVLQCQTIHGRKRICIPPRLPPEWAMTLFFVLMGIVSLTVTCGLLVISHWHREATKYARWIAFTGMILFCMAALVFPIGFYISEVGGQPYKLPNNTVVGSSYVLFVLSIFFTIVGLLFAGKVCLPG